DNA from Bos indicus isolate NIAB-ARS_2022 breed Sahiwal x Tharparkar chromosome 15, NIAB-ARS_B.indTharparkar_mat_pri_1.0, whole genome shotgun sequence:
atcacgatggtgtgatcactgacctagagccagacatcctggaatgtgaagtcatgtgggccttagaaagcatcactacgaacaaagctagtggacgtgatggaattccagttgagctattccaaatcctgaaagatgatgctgtgaaagtgctgcactcaatatgccagcaaatttggaaaactcagcagtggccacaggactagaaaaggtcagttttcattccaatcccaaagaaacacaatgccaaagaatgttcaaactattgcacaattgccctcatctcacatgctagtaaagtaatgctcaaaattctccaagccaggctttagcaatatgtgaaccgagaacttcctgatgttcaagctggttttagaaaaggcagaggaaccagagatcaaattgccaacatctgctggatcatggaaaaagcaagagagttccagaaaaacatctatttctgctttctgaactatgccaaagcctttgactgtgtggatcacaataaactgtggaaaattctgacagagatggggataccagaccacctgatctgcctcttgagaaatttgtatgcaggtcaggaagcaacagttagaactggacatggaacaacagactggttccaaataggaaaaggagtacatcaaggatgtatattgtcaccctgcttatttaacttatatgcagagtacatcatgagaaatgctggattggaagaaacacaagctggaatcaagatttctgggagaaatatcaataacctcagatatgcagatgaccccacccttatggcagaaagtgaagagaaactcaaaagcctcttgatgaaagtgaaagtggagaatgaaaaagttggcttaaagctcaacattgagaaaacgaagatcatggcatccggtcccatcacttcatgggaaatagatggggaaacagtggaaacagtggaaacagtgtcagactttattttttagggctccaaaatcactgcagatggtgactgcagccatgaaattaaaagacgcttattccttggaaggaaagttatgaccaacctagataacatattgaaaagcagagacattactttgccaacaaaggttcgtctagtcaaggctatgttttttcgtgtggtcatgtgtagatgtgagagttggactgtgaagaaggctgagccctgaagaattgatgcttttgaactgtagtgttggagaagactcttgagagtcccttggactgcaaggagatccaaccagtccattctgaagatcagccctgggatttctttggaaggaatgatgctaaagctgaaactccagtactttggccacctcatgtgaagagttggctcattggaaaagactctgatgctgggagggattgagggcaagaggagaaggggacgacagaggatgagatggctggatggcatcattgactcgatggatgtgagtctgagtgaactccgggagttggtgatggacagggagacctggcatgctgcatttcatggggtcgcaaagaggcggacacgactgagtgatctgatctgaagagttgactcattggaaaagactgtgatgctcggagggattgggggctaggaggagaaggggacgacagagaatgagatggctgaatggcatcaccgactcgatggacatgagtttgggtgaactccgagagttggtgatggacagggaggcctggcgtgctgcatttcatggggtcgcaaagagtccgacatgactgagcgactgaactaaactgaactgaactaagaacaTAGAACAGTACCTGACAGAGAGAGCAGGGCAACGTTTGTTCATTAGCAACTGGCTTTAAGGGTGATGGAACCCACACAAATTggtgcagtatttttttttcttttttgactttgtCCTCTAAGACAATGGAAACAAAAGcgaaaagaaataaatgggactcaattaaacttaaagcttttccacagcaaaagcagccatggacaaatgaaaaaaaataaaaatgccctacttgaatgggggaaaatatttttaaatgatatgactgataaggggttaatatccagaatatataaatagctcatataactcagtatttaaaaaaaaaaaaaaaacaaccaacctgacttaaaaatgacagaagaattgaatagatatttttcaaaagaagacatacagatggccaataggcacatgaaaagatgttcaacatcagtaATACTCagtaaaatgcaaatcaaaaccacaatgagatatcacctgatacctgtcagaatggttatcatcaaaagtctacaaataacagggactttcctggtgatacagtgggcaggaatctgcctgccaattcaggggacagcTGTGAGCACCTaaaagcccatgtaccacaactactgagcccatggggAACCGaaattactgagcccatggggAACGGAAATgactgagcccaggtgctgcaactacccaagcccacgcacctagagccctcactctgcaacaagagaagacaccacagtgagaagcctgagcaccttgAGAAAGAACAGCCTCCACTCGCTGCCACTGGAGAAAGCTCtcaatcataaataaataaatacatgatttttaagtctgcaaataacaaatgttggtgaggatgtggagaaaggggaaccaactcgatggacatgcatttcagcaagctccaggagttggtgatggacaaggaagcctggcgtgctgcagcccatggggtcgcaaagagtcagacacaactgagagagtgaactgaactgtacactatTGATGGGAATCTAAATGAGTGCAGCCAACATGTGAAACATtacggagtttcctcaaaaaactaaaagtaggaCTGCCATGTGATCCAGCTGGTTATATATCCAAACAGAAGACGTTAACTTGGAAAGACACAATATGCGTAGTCCAGTGTTCACATCAGTGTTATTTATAGTAGCCGAGATACGGAAACAATCTATGTCTACCAACAGACAAATgggtaaagatgtggtatatacattgaagtgttactcagtcataaaaatgattgaaattctgccatttgcgaCCACGTGCATGGATCTGGAGGGGATTATGCTtaatgaagtcagacagagaaagacaaaccatatgatattatttatatgtggaatctaaaacataaaacagtgagtacaagaaaacagaaacagattcacaggtacagagatcaaactagtggttactagtgTTGAGAAGAAAGGGGGAAGGGGCAAGATAGGGATAGTTCAAGAggcactactatgcataaaataaataagctacaaggatatactgtagaGAACAAGGAATAGTCtctactatattatatatatattatacatataaatatataatatatattatatactataaaatatccaatattttataacaactttaaatggagtaaaatctctaaaaatattgaatcattatgttatatacctgaaactaatataatattataaatcaactctacttcaataagaaagtaaaatgaataagATGATCCAGTCCAGAGTTTTGCACTAGGGTAATATGTTTTTTCACATTTATctatttggccatgctgggtcctAGCTTCAGTACGCagcatctttgatcttcattgtagCACACCAGATCTTCCGTTGCGGCTCTCAGtgcttagttgtggcctgtgaaaTCTacatccctgaccagggatcaaacctgggccccttgagTTGGGACCATGGACTCttaaccagtgggccaccagggaagtccctcgccATGGTGATATGGGAAAGATGCAGATTATCAGGCCTCACTCCAGACTTGTTAAACCATAACATATTGTGTGGGCTCtgtgaatttgcatttctaaaagtTGGGGAATCTCTGGTCTGGGACAATCTTTTAAATCGCAAATGGAGGACCTGAAAGGTACCTCATCTCTCCGAAGAGCTCCAGAAGGCTGTGAGGCTCTGAGAGTTGAAGCCTTAAAACTCTTTTCCCTTCCAACTAGTTCCGTGGCCTCTAGGAAATTTACCTGatttcttctctgtgaaatgggcaaaaggcaaaaaaaaaaaaaaaaaagaagaagaagaggaagaagggggtGAAAAACCACAGGAAATGACTCACATTTGCACACATTCTCAGTAGACTAACTGGTTGTATTTATTACCATCAGAGGTCTTCTTACCTTACAAGTGGTGGTTTCAGCAATATCAGTGCTTGTTTCAAAAAGGATGACTTCACTCATGTTCATAGCATTCTGAGATCCATTTCTTAATTTCCAGGCAATATCTCAATATCTCAAAGCCTATCAAATATTAATAAGTCAGATGGAAATCAGGATGCTGTTCAATGTTTAGAAGTCATCAGGATAGCTCAGCTCGCTCAGCAATTTCAACCCTAGTATTCTTTATGggtggctgagcagtaaagaatctgcctgcaattcaggagagatgcaggtttgggaagatcccctggaggaggaactggcaacccactccagtattcttgcctgcgaaatcccatggatgaaggagcctggcgggctacagtccatggagggtcACAAAccagtcggacactacttagcgactacAACAGCTACATTCTTTATTACGTTTTACCTGTCGCTGAATATTTGCTGCTTCAGAAtccacaataaaaaaagaaaaggataagcTGGATACTAATTCTCTGGTGATTGTTGCACTCTCTGCCCGCAGGGATCCAGAAACCTATAACGATTTTGGAGAAGGACAGGAAGAGGTGGACACTTTGGGGCAAGTTGGTTTCCTTGTTGCTGTTGCCCTTTTAAAAGTTCCTCTCTCCAAACCCCAGAGGACCCACAGAGGAGGAAGCGGTAACCAACTCCGTGAAGAGTATTGCATGCGCGTTAAGTCcagttctcccaaatcatcacgcAGATTGTGGTCACCAAAGAGCACTCTTCAACCCTGTCATCTTATACACACGGAGACTCCTCTGTCAAGCTGCATCCAAGCCGTCAGCTTTGCGACTTCGATCCCTTCTCTAACACGGGGTGAAATACTGCAAGCTTGCTCTCCGCCGAGCGTGCCGAGCTTTGCAAGCCCTTTCGGACGGAGATGTGTGACCGCCAGCTTTGAGATGCACAGTCCCGGCAAACGTCTGCACTTTCAGACCTTTGGAGAATCGACTTGTGACGAGGTCTTCCACGTCCTCTGCATCCGCGGTTTCTTCCTAATTGTCCTCGTCGTGGGTCCGATCCTGGCTGCTGGGAAGGACACCCCAGGAAAGTGCCCGGGTGGCTCCAGCCCCATCGCCCCCACCCATCCGCCGCGTCCTCCGTGCGCTCCAGCTGGCCTCCAGCCGCGCCTCAAGTGCTCCGCTGTGAAGTGTCTCCAACCATCCTCTTTCCGCTTTCCCAGTTGTCAAAAGAATAGAGGAACCCGGAGaggcaggggcgggggcggggggcggggggcgggaggCCTAGGCTGAAAGAAGCCatgaggaaatgaaagagagTCTCCAAAGGGACCGCTGAGCAACGGTTCCAAGAAAGTCAGCAGTTCCGAAATCTTAGCCCACCTCCCTCCATGACTGCTCTTCTGAGCAAAGGTGGGAGCACGCCCCTCGCCAGCCGCCTGCGGAGCTGGGAGGACTGCCTTCCCAAGGGAGCAGACACCCGGGCGCGGCACCCCAGCCCTGGGCGAGGGGCTCAGCGAGAGGGCCGGGCCCTGGGCGGCCAGGCCGGACCCCGGCCCGGGGCTGGTAGGAAGGGGCTGGGCCGGGCTGGGGCAGGTGTGGGGAGCCCAGAAGGTACGGGCTGTTACCTCAGTGGCTGCGTCCATCATGCAGTTTGCCGGTCGGAGCTGGCTGGTGGGCCTAAAGGAAGCCCGGGGCCTGCGCTCTCTGAGTCCTGCCCCTGGATGAGGCCACGGCCAGGCTCTGGGGAGTCCCGGCCAGAGAAGACTGCggaggggcctgggggaggggaggagaaaagggaaaagcagaggaggagggaagggggggaGAGaaggggggaagggagaggagaggggaggggggacagaggagggaggggaagcgGGGTCAGAAAGGCAGACTGAGAACCATCGCTCACCTTGCTAACAgtgaactgaggctgagagaggctgAAGGGAGTTTGTTGGTAAGCGCAGTCCCAGGAAACGATGAAGCCAGCGCTCAGGCTCTGCTGTGAAACAGTGAGTGGAATCAGCACAGTCTGTAGGTAACTTCTTGACCAGAAATGCAGGAGCTAGAAGCTAAACTAAGCACCAAGGTGAAGAAGCCACCCAGGAAGTAAACACTCTACAAGTCTCTGTTTTCTTCAATAAAtcaatgttgttgttttttagaacAGGACAGactcaaaaattaaagacaacttATGTATCCTTCAATTGCATCTTGGTCTGAGTACATGAGTTTTGTGATGATATAAGAAAAAgtccaaaatttttaaagagggaaAGTGGCAATTAGGGTGAACGTGTCATGACGTTTCTAACTGTAAAGTAATGTAAAACACAAGGGTGATGTAAACAAGCAAACGTAAGGGCGCATTACCCTGTGTGTGAGCATCAGAGGCTCACTGTGCCgttcggagaaggcaagggcaccccactccagcactcttgcctggaaaatcccgtggatggaggagcctggtgggctgcagtccatggggtcgctcagagtcggacacgactgagtgacttcactttcacgcattggagaaggaaatggcaacccactccagtgctcttgcctggagaatccccgggacggggagcctggtgggctgccgtctctggggtcgcacagagtcggacacgactgaagcgactcagcagcagcagcagcagcattgtaccattctcttgtttctctgtttGAATATGTTCATAATCAAAAATTACGAGAAATATACTTTCTGGGGCTTTGTGACCTCGAGTAAATAGTTTGACCTGCCTGGGTGTTCAAAGTCTTTATCAGTGACATAGGTCTAGTGTATCTCAGAGGGCTGTAAGACTTACATGAGGTACTCTGTGAAAAGCAGTTCTAAAACGGCAGAGCTCACAGGCCACCTCATGCTCTCACTGACCATGTCTGTGTGAATGTTTCTTTGCTGAGGGCTTGCCCTGTGCCAGGCTTTGTGACACATGTTGGGACTCTGATGACAGATGGCTGCTGCCGTCCATGGCTTTAGTTTTCTAGAGGTTTACATCACTGCTGAAAATTTCACTATTTGGTTTACACTGTTCATTCTCTTCTGGGGAGGTGTCAGCGGGAAGACAGATGGGGAAGCACCTCCTTAAAACGAAAGCAGCAGCTAAAGTTTCGCGCTGTCTTCTCGGGCAGACTCTCTAAGTTTGTTCTGTCTTCATGGCACAACAGAGTTCTCTTCCCACCTGTCTTCCTACAACGGTATCACCTCGGTATTGTCTCCGTCTTAAATGGAGGCTGAATTTAACATCGGTGTATCTAGAACACACTTTTCAACTCTCCAGGAGAAAATCCATCTGTAAGGTATTTATCCTGGCATCTGAATTCCATCTCTGCTTTGTAGGTCTGGCCTAGGGCAAGTCATCTAAGTTATACTTTCTGCGCCTGCAAAACGAAGGTATACCTACGTGGTATAATTGCACTGGCAATTAGAGATAATTTTTgtaaagtctggtgtgctgctctATAAAAAGGAGGTTTTATTGTTCAGGTCACTGTAATTAGTGGATAAACTGTCTACATGCTAAATTAACATCTCTAAGGAAAGTGAGGGTGGAGCTGAACGGGACAGGTGCGTTAGGGGGTCCCTGTTAATCTTAGTCTCTATACAATTAATGATAGCCTTGAAGATACTGCTCTAATTTGACGCTTTCTGAAACATGTTTCAGCTGAATTGTGTGTTCATCTTCAAGCCATCGTGAGCTCTGAGCAGCCCTCACAGAAGGACTCAGCTGAAAAGTGTAAGAGCTGTACTGAGCACTGCTTTCCTAAGGTATGTTTATAAACGCTATTTGTGAAATATACCAGTATTAAACTTAGCCATCCTTGAGACTGGGCTTCATAGACCTTCTTGCCAATAAATGACTTCATTGTACGTAGGaaatagtaaataatttaaaatctgtctcatccattttattcttcttgttttAGTTGGATGGTGGCAGGAAGATGTTTTAATATAACTCTTTGCTAGATCAAAGGAAACTtcaaccccccccccaaaaaacagtTGTAATACTTCCTGAACAACAGCCATAAAATCAAATATAATGTATTAGAATAAGCTATAGAGTGAAAATAATATGAATGCTATTGCAAAGCATGAAAATATATGCCGTTCCCTAAAATGGCTGATCTATTCAGTAACAAGCATAATCTATATTTGCACAGTGCTTCACAGtttataaagcaatttttaagATGTTTGTTCTTACCATAGCCTTGTTAGGCAAgaagagagaattttattttcctcaatttgTTAATGAGAAGTGAGGAAAAGTGAGTTGTTGCCTAAGGCAGAAGTGGAATGAAGACTTGGCCTTAAGTTTACAAAAGTTAAGTCATGGCTCTCCCTACTAACTGGACTCTGTTATCATATCAAACCATCATCTCTTTTTCTGAGTCTACAGTGCTCCTTGAATTTTTCAACAAGAAGACTGAGAATTTTTTGGTGCAAATCATCACTATgcttgaaaaaaagtaaaaattttgaaGTTGAAAATTATAACCAAGACCCGAAGTAACAAACACTCAGATTTAAGTATCTCTGTTTTTGATGCACTTGGGGAAAAGTTGCTTCTTTCCTTATATTTCTCTGAAAACACTGCACCAGTGTAGCAGTGTTAAGAACTTATCTAACTGATAAGATATTTCTGGCTTATATGTTGGATCCCAActcagattctgatttaattataTTCCCTGGCCTTTTCATATTCATTCTGCGTTTCCATGAAAAACTTTGTGAATGGTATGCagcaaagagaaatataaaagacTATTGTTgcattcataattttaaagtatttaacatTTCTGTTTACCTCAGTGAAAACCAGCAGGATAATTCCAATACTCCTCAAATGGAGATGGACTCTAAGACAAGTTCAGAGAATATAGACAACCTCCAGGCTGAAGGACCCAGAGACCAAACTGTGTCCCCAGAAGAGACAGTGTATGTTACCCTGGATGTAAACATCAAGCCAAGCAAGGGAAGGAAGCACAGGCTCCGTGTGACGGGGGAGCTCATGGGAGGCCCGCAGCTCTGAGGCTGTCAGAAAGGCAGTGAGGACTCCTCCTGGCAGAGAAAGGCTGGTATACAGCGCAGAAGGAACTGACGCATTCTTAAACCTTGGAATGCCTCTCAGGTGTTCTCCTGAAAACCGCCACGTGAGAGTTATCTTTTCTCCAAAGAGAAGCGAGACAGGGAAAGAGGAACAGGTATTTGGTCAGTTTAACAACACATCAACTGACTGTGTCAAATTTTATATTCACACAGTTGGGAAGACCAGAAAAACTCTTCTCAAATGCAGGGAACTTCACAAAGATGAGTACAAACTCTGTGTCTATGCTTTCAAAGGAGAAAGCATAAGAAGGCTATGTCCGCGGATGGCAGACTTCTTTCCCTTCTGGAGAAGAGTGACTGGACCCTCATTGGAAACCTGAGCATTGTTTTAGACAGCTCACAGTTGGCCAATGCCTTAGAGGGCGAGCTCTTTCAGCTTGAGGTTAAAAACAAGCATAAAAGCCAGGGCACCAGCTGCTTGAAATTCTCAGGTTGAGGTTGAAAAAAAGCATGGATGCCAGGGCACCAGCTGCTAGAAATTCCGAGTCACAGGAAATAAAGCCTTGTGTGTTGAAACAAACAATCATGGAAGACAAGCACCCCAGTTTGGAAAGAGAAAgtgataaaattagaaaaactttGAGAATAATTTGGATAAAACACAGGGGGGAAAAATTGTTTGAATTGCATAAAACAGACTTTGGGAAACTGACCAAAAACTGCTCAGGTTGAAGTGCACAGACTTCTTTCCGGGCTCAGTGACTCAGTCGGGCACCTTTCATGGCACATCAGGAAGAGTGCAGGCTCTTCCGCTTGCTTTGTTTGGAAAGGGTTGTACATTTCCACTCGTCGGCATGTGATGTATCGGACCGTGGGAGAAGACAGAGAGTCAcgtgagtgtgcacacacacacggtcaGTGTGTAAAGGGGACATTTGCTTATGAGAAGGCTGAAGATGAAAATAAGCACTGCTTCTCCTTGAGCGCTGGTTTGAGACACCTGATGTAGAGCTCGACCACGCAGCTCTGAAAGTGAAGACACAGGGACAGCAAGAGCCTGAGGGGCTGTGTGATGGGAAGGACCCTGGGCCAGACAGCAGCCTGGTGTGTGTTACTGGCCGTCCAGCTGGGGAGGCGAAGTCTACCGATGCCTGTGCTGTGATCCCTCAGGATCAGCGGGAAGAGAAATACTTGGAACACATCCAGGCTAGAGCTGCAGACAGGCGTGGTGCTTGAACGCAGTACATCCATATGCACACCCAGAAGAGTTTCCAGGAGGTAGTCCCCCAGCCTGATGTGGCGACCCATAACACCGCTTCTTACTTTGGGTCTCCGGCTCCCCCGTGTTTGATTCTGAAGGCTCGTGGGTGCCACGTACACTGCAGGCTTCGCTTATAAGTACCCACAGGGGATTTCCAGCATCACTGAATTCAGCTGTACCCTGAAATCCATATCTATGATGttaagaaaaaacacagaatgTGGTAGGAAGGACTGTTTCTAAACCTGCCAGATTCAAAGAAAGGTGAGTATTAAGgatgaaaaagaatgagaattcAGAATACACCCCAGCTGTTCAGGGAATCACCTATGGAATTGTTATTCCACAGGCAATGATAACAGGTTTCTAAATTCTGTAATGGTCAATCTcatcaacaacaataataattaatGGTTCTGACTACTTCCTATGCACCTAGCATTTTTCTAGGTACACGAAGGAACTGGTTTTAACAAATCTGTGAGGTGGGCTACTATACCTATTTTAAAGTTAAGCAATGTGAACAAAGATGAATAATACTCAGTTTTATGACAATAAAAGTaagcattgtttttgtttttttcatcttccccatctccccttcggagaaggcaatggcaccccactccagtactcttgcctggaaaattccatggacagaggagcctggtgtgctgcagtccatggggttgctaagagttggacacgactgagcgacttcactttcacacatggc
Protein-coding regions in this window:
- the FAM111A gene encoding LOW QUALITY PROTEIN: serine protease FAM111A (The sequence of the model RefSeq protein was modified relative to this genomic sequence to represent the inferred CDS: inserted 6 bases in 5 codons; substituted 2 bases at 2 genomic stop codons) — encoded protein: MDARAPAARNSESQEIKPCVLKQTIMEDKHPSLERESDKIRKTLRIIWIKHRGEKLFELHKTDFGKLTKNCSXVEVHRLLSGLSDSVGHLSWHIRKSAGSSACFVWKGLYISTRRHVMYRTVGEDRESRECAHTHGQCVKGTFAYEKAEDENKHCFXLERWFETPDVELDHAALKVKTQGQQEPEGLCDGKDPGPDSSLVCVTGRPAGEAKSTDACAVIPQDQREEKYLEHIQARAADRRGAXTQYIHMHTQKSFQEVVPQPDVATHNTASYFGXSGSPVFDSEGSWXATYTAGFAYKYPQGISSITEFSCTLKSIXYDVKKKHRMWXEGLFLNLPDSKKGEY